In the Roseibium sp. HPY-6 genome, one interval contains:
- a CDS encoding YihY/virulence factor BrkB family protein, producing MAVRQTFSAIYSVLKDAIGHFARDDGFAMASHVALSGLLAIFPLLIFIASLAAFFGMTGAADTVSDLVFDAWPETVAAPVVREIHNVLTVRRGDLLTFGAIAAFWFASNGVEALRTALNRAYRQQEHRSIVFLRLQSLGLVLLGAGILLAYTFLVVLAPLAIDALQAYVPKVEAFLLSINVARYSLAGSLLIIGLFVTHWLLPAGNRSFRDLWPGVLATLVMWIVAGSAFGAYLASFANYVSTYGGLAGIMTALIFLYICSLVFILGGELNAAISRQRRVRARLKARGEPGTMPEAAGE from the coding sequence ATGGCTGTGCGGCAGACATTTTCGGCAATTTATTCGGTTCTCAAGGACGCGATCGGGCACTTCGCCCGCGATGACGGCTTTGCGATGGCCAGCCACGTGGCGCTTTCCGGATTGCTTGCGATCTTCCCGCTGTTGATATTCATTGCCTCCCTTGCTGCCTTCTTCGGCATGACGGGGGCGGCCGACACGGTGTCGGATCTTGTCTTCGATGCGTGGCCTGAAACGGTGGCTGCACCTGTCGTGCGCGAGATACACAACGTTCTTACCGTCCGGCGTGGTGATCTGCTTACCTTCGGCGCGATTGCCGCATTCTGGTTCGCCTCAAATGGTGTCGAGGCTTTGCGAACGGCTTTGAACCGCGCCTACAGGCAACAGGAGCACCGCTCGATCGTCTTCCTGAGGCTGCAATCCCTTGGCCTTGTGCTTTTGGGGGCGGGCATCCTGCTCGCTTATACGTTTCTGGTCGTTTTGGCACCGCTGGCCATCGATGCGCTGCAGGCCTACGTGCCGAAGGTCGAGGCATTCCTCCTGTCCATTAACGTCGCGCGCTATTCACTCGCCGGCTCCCTCCTGATTATCGGGCTGTTCGTCACGCACTGGCTGCTGCCGGCGGGGAATCGCTCGTTTCGGGACCTGTGGCCGGGCGTGTTGGCAACGCTTGTGATGTGGATCGTCGCGGGCAGTGCGTTTGGTGCCTATCTGGCGAGTTTTGCCAACTACGTCTCCACATATGGGGGCCTCGCCGGCATCATGACCGCGCTGATTTTTCTTTATATCTGTTCGCTTGTTTTCATTCTTGGCGGTGAACTCAATGCCGCGATCTCGCGCCAGCGGAGAGTGCGCGCGCGCCTGAAGGCGCGGGGAGAGCCGGGAACGATGCCGGAAGCGGCTGGGGAGTAG